The genomic region CGGCCTCGAGGTCCACGCCTTATGGGACGATGCTTTGACAGCATCGATGCGAACCCACGGTCTTGCGATCGCCGAAGAGAGCCTGACCGACGACTTGTTACAGGATCTGGCTCGATGATCGTCCGATCTGCCCTCGTCGTACACGGGCCATCGGCGACACGAATGCAGCGTCTTGCGGCGGCGCGCCAGGGAAACATCGGACGTGAAATCCTTACCCTTCCACTTGTCGCCCCAGGTCTCGCCGGCGGTTTTATACCCCCGGTAACGACTGGAGACCTCTATCCTGCGATTCAGGCGGCATTGGCCGCCGGAAGTTTCCAGGACCTCGGTAACGTCCCGAGCCTGCCGGGGATGCCCCGCGCCGTTCATCAGGCGCTCGATGCGGTGTGGCGTGCGGACATCGACCTTTGATCCCTTCCCCATGACGGCGGTCGCTTTGCTGATCTGTTGCTGCTCGAGACCCGCTTAAGGGAACTTCTTCCTTCCTCCAGGAGACTGCCGCGTGATCTGCGTGACGCCGCGATGTCGCGCGTGTTCCGATCGAAGACCTGCTTGGGCCTGTCACACTGGAAGGGATTGTCGAGATCGACGCGGTCTGGCGCCTTTTGCTTAACGAAATCGCTCGGTTCACCGATCTTGGGTGGGATACCCCTGTCCAGAGTGAGAATGCATAGTTCAAAGGCACGGTTCGCCGTAGAGCCTCAATTGCTCCGGCCAACGTGTCGGCTGGCCACATGCTCCAGCTTGATTTCAGGCGCCGATTTCTGAATGCGCATTGCTTCGCGAAGAGACTGGATCTCTATGGGACGCGGCTCGCCCTCATGCACAGCACCGCCCAAGACGAATACCTTCAGCTCCGCAACATTCAGGCGACCATCATCGACGAGATGCAATCTGCGGATATATCGGTTTCATCGTGATAAGATGTATAAACGCTGTCGGCTTTGGTTAGCCCATGTAGCCGTATTCCTGCATCTCTCAGCTCATCGATATCCATCTGAATGGTCCTGAGCATAGACGACCTCATCGGGTTTTCGTCCATGAGGCTGGAAGAGCGCAGGGCAGCTGCAGCAGCGCTGATCAACATGATGGAGATCGTCGATGCCAGCCACTTGGCTGGGCTACGCCGGCTGTGCCGATAGTGGCGACGGCAATTGCACGCCCCCCTGATGGCTCCTTTCGTAGGCGGATGTTGACAAGCGACTATAGGTATATTACTATAATTGTGTGAATGATCTACTGCGCACGATCAAACCCACCGTATTCGTGGGTTCGAGCAAGAAAGACCTGCGGGCATTTCCCGCGGCCGTCCGAAGCGAGATCGGCCAGTCCCTTTTCGAAGCGCAGCTTGGCGAATACCCGCGCAACGCGAAGCCTCTAAAGGCTTTGGCGGGGTTTTGGAGATTCGCGACAATTTCGACGGTGATACCTACCGCACCGTCTACACAACGCGTTTAGAGGGCGTCCTGTACGTCCTGCACGCATTCCAGAAAAAGTCCACCAGCGGCATTGCCACACCGCAAAGACACATTGACCTGGTCCGGCAGCGCCTACGCGACGCCGAGGCCATTCACAGGGCAACAAAGGGAGACCGATGATGAGCACGAAGAAGAAGCTGCCCGCCCATAGCCGGGGCTCCGGCAACATTTTCGCCGATCTCGGCCTGCCGAACGCCGAGGAGCACCAGCTCAAGGCTGCTCTCGTTGTCCAGCTGAAGCGGTTGATGGCGGAGCGGGAGATTACCCAGACCGAAGCCGCCAAACTCGTCGAGATGAAGCAGCCGGACCTGTCCAAACTGCTTCGGGGGCATTTCAAGCTGGTTTCGGTGGAAAAGCTGCTGCGGATGCTGACAGCGTTCGATCAGGATGTCGAAATAACGGTAAAGCCACATCGGAAGCGTGGCGAGGTCGGCCGGATCACATTCATTCCGGCCTAGTACAACTGCTGAACGGGAGGGGTCATGACATTCAAAGCGACCGCGGCTGGGGCCGCGCATGAACCTACCCTTCGCTGTCCCAATTGCAACCACGAGATTCGGCTCACCGAATCGCTCGCCGCTCCCCTCCTCGCGGATACCCGGCAGCGTTTCCAGGAACAACTCGCCAGCAAGGACGCCGAGGTCGCACGAAAGACCGAAGCACTCCAACAGGAGCGCGAGAAGCTTCAAAAGGATCGTGAACAGGTCGAGGACCAGGTCGCCAGCCGACTGGCGGCGGAGCGAAGCCAACTCGTCGCCGCAGAAGCGAAAAAGGCGCGCGAGGCAGCCGCGGCCGAAGTCCAGGCCCGGACGAACGAAGCGGCCGAGCTTCGCCAAATGCTCGACGCGAACAACGCCAAATTGGCGGAGGCGCAGCAGGCGCAGGCCGAACTCATCCGCAAGCAACGCGCACTCGATGAAGAGAAGCGCGAGCTTGACCTGACCATTGAGAAACGCGTTCAGGCGCAGATTGACCCGATCCAGATCAAGGCCAGGCAGGAGGCCGACGAGGCGGCACGGCTGCGCGTCGCCGAAAAGGACCAGACCATTGAATCAATGACGCGCACCATCGAGGAGCTGAAACGCAAGGCTGAACAAGGATCGCAGCAGTCCCAGGGCGAGGTGCTGGAGCTTGAGCTGGAGGAATTACTTCGCGGCCGGTTTCCGACCGACACGATTGAGCCGGTCGGAAAAGGCGAGCTTGGCGCCGACGTGATCCAGCAGGTCAACGGGTCGATTGGCCAGCCTGCTGGCATTATTCTCTGGGAGACGAAGCGTACCAAGGCGTGGAGCGACGGCTGGCTTGCGAAGTTGCGGGACGACCAGCGCCGCTCCGGCGCCGACGTCGCCTTGATCATCTCCCATGTCTTGCCTAAACATATCGAGCAGTTCGACCTGGTCGACGGCATCTGGGTGGCTCATCCGCGTTGCGCATTGCCCGTAGCGGTTGCGCTCCGCCAAGCGCTGATCGACGTGAGCACCTCGCGCCTCGTCCAACAAGGTCAACAGACCAAAATGGAGCAGGTCTACCACTACCTGACGGGAACGAAATTTCGGCAGCGTGTCGACGCCGTAGTCGAGAAGTTCAACGACATGCGCGAAGATCTCGACAAGGAACGCAAATTTATGGGACGCCAGTGGGCCAAGCGGGAGACCCAGATACTGGCCGTCATCGATTCCACGGTGGGAATGATCGGCGACCTTCAGGCCATCGCTGGAAAAGCCATGCCGGAGATTCCGAGTTTGGAGGTGCCATTGCTGGAAAATGACAGCGAACTGGAGCGAAAGCTAGGATAGCACTGCAGCAGCTGGTGCTCCGGAGCCACACTGCTAATCGCAGATGCGATTATGTCAGTTTTCGGAGTCGATCGGCTAGTTGAGCGCACCGGACACCGTTTCCGTCGGAGAAATGCCCGCACCACGCGGCAAGGAACAGCTTCTCTAAATCAAATCTCTTTTCGCGCCGTAGAATGATGGCAATGCGCCAGGGATAGTACGGCGCCGGGACTTCGCCCATCTTCAGGTACTTGGAAAATGCGTCGGCAACGATGGCCGTCTGCTCTCCGAGATTGTTATCAATTGCCTTCAGGTGGTGTCCGAATTCGCCTTCGCTTAGCGAAAGAAAAGCGGGTCCGGACGAGGCTTGATTGCAGCTTTCGCCGCTCGCAAGCATTCGCTCGATAACGGCACGCTGATTGGCGGACATCTACCTCGACCTTATCGGGAGGCAGCTAAGGGAAGCGAAGCCGGCAGCGGCGGCCGCGCGGGATGGATTTGCCGATCCGGCACCCGAAGGGCCGAAGGGAAACCGTTTCCGCGAGTTCTGTGGGTTCCGAGCCATCGGGCGCGTCCCGCGAGCGGGACCGGGCTCACGCGAGCCGTCGTCTCGAACCTTTGGGCTTCGATCGCGCGGTGACGGGGGAGGATCTGAGTGCGTATGGAGTCGAAGAGAGTCAATCGGTTATAACTAATTTTCATTCGAAATCGCCATTTCAGCGAATACTGAAAATAAACTTTCAGTGAAAATTGCTTGACTATTTTCACTGGTATACCTATTTTCAGCAAATGCTGAAACCATACCCCACAGTGAAATTCGAGAAGGAAGCCGCCCACCGGCTGCAAGCCGTTTTGGCCGAAGTCCCGTTCCTCTCCGTGGTGGCCGTCAAGCAGAACGTCATTGACCTTGATCATCGCCGGGAGCTCGACCTGCTCGTTGAAGTCAAGTCGAATGGACGCCCCCAGAAGATCGTTTGCGAGTTCAAGAGCAATGGCCAGCCGCGCATCGTGCGGGCCGCGATTGACCAGCTCCGGCACTACGTAAAGAGCCTCGACAAGGGCGCGTACGGCGTCGTCATCGCGCCCTACCTGTCGCCCGCCGCGCAGGGCCTCTGCCGTGAAGAGAATATTGGCTTCCTAGACTTTGAAGGCAATTGCCGTCTGGTCTTCGGGGGCGTGTTCATCGAACGCGCGGTTCCTCTCAAGCCCGCGACCGAGCGCCGCGAAATCAAATCGATCTTTGCACCAAAGTCCGCCCAGATTCTCCGTCTGCTGCTACGCGATCCCAAACGTGCCTGGAAGGTCGCCGAGCTTGCCGAACAAGCTAATGTGAGCCTCGGCCATGTCAGCAATGTCCGCCATGCCTTGATTGACCGCGAATGGGCAAGCACCGACCGCGAAGGGCTTAGCCTTATTCGTCCCGACGCGCTGCTCGATAGCTGGCGGGCGGTCTATGAAAAGCCACCAGGCCAGCAGCTTCTCTTTTACACCACCTCACACGGCAGCGCCTTGCAACAGCGCCTGCCGAACGTCCTCGAAGAGGCCAGCCGCAAGGGTGAGGCCATGCTGGCCTCCTTCTCGGCGGCGCAGTGGCTCGCGCCATACGCCCGTATAAGTACCAACTATTTTTACGCCGATGAGAAGGGCCTCTCGGTACTCAAAGAGCGCCTTGATTTGTCCTCCCCGGCACGCGGTGAGAATGTTAGCGTCCTGCAAGTCGAGGACGAGGGACTCTTTCGGGATTCCATCGAGCCCGCGCCGTATGTCCGGTGCACGAGCCCCGTCCAGACCTACCTTGACCTCTACGTAGCCGGAGAGCGCGGAAGGGAAGCCGCCGAGCATCTCCGCGAGGAAAAGCTCCAATGGCAAAAGAAGTGAAGCCCGAGCCGCAGTCCGCTGCCGACTACGACGAGCGCACCACGGCGGCCGTGAAATCCGTGCTGGTCGAAATGGGCCAGATCCTCGGCAGCTTCAAGGGCAAGTTCGCGGTCATCGGCGGCGCTGTGCCCTGGCTCCTGCTTGAGAACGAGGACATGGCCCATGTCGGCACGCTCGATATCGACATCGCGCTCGATGCCGCAGCCCTCAAGGACGACGCCGAATACAAGGCGCTCATCGAAAGCCTAATGGAGAACGGCTACGACCAGCGCACCGAGCTCAAGAAGTTTCAGCTCGTGCGACAGGTCGTCCCCAACGACGGCAGCCCGCCCATCGACGTGATCGTCGATTTCCTGATGCCGCGCCATGTCGAGCTCACCAAGAACAAGCCAGCCCTCATTGAGAATTTGGCCGTTCAGCGCGCAGACGGCGCCGATCTTGCGCTCCAGTTTTATCAGATGGTGGCGATCGACGGCTCGATGCCCTCGGGCGGCAAGAACCGCGTCGAGATCGCGATCGCCTCGATCTCGGCTCTTCTGGCCATGAAGGGCTATGCCATCCAAAACCGGCATAAGCAGAAGGACGCCTACGATATCTATTACTGCATCCGCAATTACCCCGGCGGGCTGCAGGCGCTCGCCGCGGATTGCAAGCCGCTGCTCGAGTTGGCGGAAGGCAAACAAGGCTACGCCCACATCGCCGGAAAGTTTGTCAAGGAAGATGCCTACGGCCCAACGTCGGTGCGGAAGTTCGTCGAGGAAACGAATCTCCTCGGAGACCGTACCCCCGATCAATGGCAACAGGACGCTTTCGGACAGGTGCAGGCCTGGCTGAAGGCCTTGGGGCTGGTCTAGCGGGAACAAGCCCATGGGAAAAACAAAGGGCCCTTGGCGGCCGATGGAACAGCGGCGACACGCTCGATCAGGGTGGCCAGACCCAGGTTATTCTCGTCGAAGATCTTATGGGACAATACCAAGGGCCCTGTGCCCTCAAGCGCGTGTTCAACGCCGAGCGCCATGAGCGCTTCCGCGACAAGGTCGACGCGATCAAGATACTCTCGCACCCTAACATCGTGCCGCTGCTCGATCACTCCGCGCTCGATGCCGTTCCCGGTGACGACGCGCAGCAAAACCTTGTCATGCCGCGCGCCAAGGGCGGCAAGGTTACCAAAGCCGTGGACCGCTACCGGGGCAGGCTCGACGACGTGCTGACGGTCGCCATCCAGATCGCCCGTGGCCTTCAGGCCGCTCCCGCGGCCTGCATCATCCACCGCGACGTCAGGCCGGAGAACATCCTCTTTCCAGGCGAGGGGCACGCGATTTGGGTCGCAGATTCCCTTTGCGCTGTGCAGCGTACTGAGGTCGACGCGACCAGTCCCCCTCGACAAGGCCGGCCAATGGGAAAGCGGGATGTCTAGGGCGTTAGCCGGATCAGTATAGGTCCACACTCCGTCGGAGGTCAGGTTGCCTTTTTTTGTCACAAAGGCTGCGGCGACGTTCCGCTGAGATTGGCGTATTGGCCCCGTGCCCGTCTTTGATATGAGACATTCTCTCAGGGGAGATCGCATGAAGCCCCAATGGATCGACGCCATTTACGGGATCATTCCCAGCATACGCATAGAGATTGATACGGCCCCTTCGTTCCGATCGGGTCGGTTTGCAGGAAGCACCCGTGATGCTCCAGCGGCAAGCAGTTTTGGCCTTGTCGCGCGTCGCGTCTCGTATGATTTTTGTTTGAGAATGCAGGGAAATGGCTGTTTTACGGTCAAAAAGGCGCATTCCGAATGCACCGGCGGAGCAAATGGTCAGCGGTTCAACGGCAGCACGATTTCGAACAAAGCGCGCTCGGGGTGATGCTCCGTGGGCATCACCCAATGCCGCAAATGAGATCGCGAGACTTCGATCGCGCCGGTGGGCCTCGAGCATTTGGGAGGCCAATATCCGGCGCTTCGCCGCGCCTACGGCACGGGTGAAGATGCGGAGCGCGTCGCGGAAAAGCTGATCGAGGGAGCAGAAGACTTCGAGGAAGTGTCTGGTCCGAACTACTGGCTCACCAAGCTCTATCGAGCCTTAGCTGGCAACGAAGACTTCTGTGACGGCGGCTTCGAAGCGGTTCGGGTTCAAGCAGCCGATGCGTAACGGGGAGCGATAGCCATGCTTTATGCCTGGGTCGGCGACCAGAAACGCGCACCCATCACGAAGGGAGAGCGCACGACGTGCCGCGACCGCGGCGGTCTGCTCACCGCCGTCATGCCGGTCGAGAACACCCCCACTGGCGGCACAAGGCGGGCGACTGTGACCCCTGGAGTGAGCCGGAAGGACTTTGGCATCTCGGCTGGAAAGAACTTTTCGATATATCGTGTCGCGAGATCGCTTTGCGCGATGCGATGACCGGAGAGCTTCATCGCGCCGACGTACTAGTCGGTAGCGGCACCACTATGGCCGCTATTCTGGAACTGCAGCACACCTCGATCAGCGAGGACGAACGCAACGCACGCGAGGCCTTTTATCGACGAGGGCATCGGATGTTCTGGCTGGTCTACGTCCACAACGAAAGCTCGTTCCTGGGACCTATCGGACACGCCAGCGCGCCGCCCCACTGGAGCTTCGGCCAGCTTGCAAGCCAGGTTAGCACGCCGGCCGCTTACCTGCGGCAGCTTCCTGCGCAGCACGCGCAGGCATCAACCTGCAATATGGCCTGACGACCAATCGCCGAGCAGATCAAAAACGCTCTCGAGCGCCCCGTAAGAATAAGATACTCTGAACGACAGCGCTGCCAAGTGAGCTCGTTCGATCGAAACAATACGCTTTCGAGAGGAAGTATGAAAGACGGCGGCGGCGGGGCAGTTTCTTCAGCAAACGAGCCGTAGCAGCCGCTGCATCCGGCTCAGTCTTACCCGCATGGGGTTCGACCAAATGTCAGGCCCCCGTATTCCGCGCGGGTGGACATCATGCGACAACGTTGAGAGAGCTATGGCTTGCTGAATTGCGATAGACTGCACGGACCGCTGGAATGCCCCCTGTCTGCTTCGGAAGGTGCGCATTTGGTCTCCGAAAGCGACCTTGAGCTCGCTCTTGATTTCGTCCGGGCTCGGGCCGCCGGACCGGTCGAGGGCATTTTTGGTCCAGGGTCGATGACCTGGCGGATCGACCGAGAAGCCATCACCTTTTTGGGCGCCGGTCGTGCCTTGCTGCTTCAGCTGGCGCATCCCTGGGTCGCCGCCGCCGTGGCCGAGCACTCGCGAACCTTCGCGGATCCGATCGGTCGCTTCCATCGAACCTTTGACGTAGTGTTTACGATGGTATTCGGCTCGCTCGATGCGGCCCTTACCGCAGCCCGGCACCTGCACCACCGCCATACCATGATCGTCGGCCGCCTGCCCGAAGCAATCGGTCCGTTCGAGAGCGGCTCGCCCTACCGCGCCAACGAGGCCGCAGCGTTGCGCTGGGTTCACGCGACCCTCGTCGACACCGCTCTGGCCGTCCATGACCTGATCCTGCCTCCGTTCACGGTCGAAGAGCGCGAGCGCTATTGGGCCGAGAGCCGGCTGTTTGGGGCATTGTTCGGGCTGACGTCGAGCGACTTGCCGGCGGATTGGGACGCGTTCGCCGCCTACACCGCGGCGATAATGCAATCGGATACATTGTCCGTCAGCACCGCCGCGCGCGAGGTGGCCCGACAGATCTTCGCCGGCGGGCGACCATGGTTGCGGCCGCCGCGCTGGTATCAAACCCTGAGTGCCGAGCTGCTACCGGACCGGTTGCGCACCGGCTTTGGATTTGCCTGTGACGAGCGCGACAGGAAGGCCGCAGAGCGTGCCGTTGCACGAATACGTCGCATCTATCCCAAAATACCGACCCAGCTTCGCTACGTCGGCCCCTACCAGGAAGCTCGAGCACGACTGCAGGGAACGCCGCAGCTGGGCTGGACAACCCGGTGTCTGAACAGGGCATGGATAGGACGCCCTAGGTTGGAAGAGCGCTGGAACAGGTGACGCAGTCCGGGACAACCGCGGACGTAGCGGCGATCCCTTTATACCGCGCTCGCGGTCCTGCACGACCGGACCAGGAACTCGAGTTCGGCGGAACGCGGCTGGACGGGCCGACGCTGCCCCACCTGCCTATGTTGTCACCTTCCGCAACAGAACCGGCCATGCCGGTCGACGTCGCCGTTTCAGGGTCAACTTTTACGTCGACGGGACGGAGGAACAGGCTGCATTGTTTTATGAGTTCTTGGTCGAAAGACACGTCCCTGCCGACCACTTGCTCCGGTCGATCGACAAGTTTGTGAACTCCCGCCGCCTCTTAGGCCTCCCCTACGACCGAGGAGCGTCGCTTCAAAGAATGCGTCGTTTGCACCAATGAATCGGCCTCCCGGCTGTCGCCTCGGGTCACGAGCGGCGGTAGAGGACCGCACACGGAGAAGTCCGGTCCTCTCGCGACAACCGAAACGCGAAAGACTTACGCATCAGATTCTATCTTCACCAAAACTTCCCCGGCGATGATTTCGGGGTCTCCAAGATTAAGGTCATGCAGGCTTGCTTGAACGAAATCCAGCACTTTATCGTTCGCAGCATTGGCGCTTTCGCGGTCCTCGAATATCATCACAGCGACACCGACGCCATCGCCCCCATCCAATACGTAATAAGATCTGAATCCGTGCGATTCCCTTAGGATCTGACCGATCCCGCTTTTGGCGCGGCGAGCAGCATCCGCAACCGAACGAACCTTGGTGTACGTTCGAATGAAGATGTACATCAGCCACCCATGCGTCTCAGTCCCAACCGGCGCATCAAAGCATATTGGGCCTATGCTGGGCTAGGACCTACTTCCGCGTTGGTGCGTCGATTTAGTATGCCCGCAGCCACGTCCGATCCTGCCCAAAACAGCCCCGGCAAAGTGAGGGGCACGGTTCAGACACCAAGGGCGAACAGGCGACATGGTCCAAGCTCTTGCGCCGGAGTGTCACAGACTTATGTGAGAAGCGGTGAGCACTCGCTTATTGCGACTGCCAATCCAACAATAATCACAAAAGCCAAGGAGGATCGCATGAATTTCCGTCCGCTTCACGACCGCGTCGTGGTCAAGCGTATCGACGCCGAAGAGAAGACTGCTGGCGGCATCATCATTCCCGACACAGCCAAGGAAAAGCCCTCGCAGGGCGAAGTCGTCGCGGTTGGCCCAGGCGGCCGTGACGAGACCGGTAAGCTGATTCCGATCGACGTGGAGGTCGGCGATCGCGTGCTGTTCGGAAAGTGGTCAGGCACCGAGGTCAAGGTCGACGGTCAGGAGCTGTTGATCATGAAGGAGAGCGACATCATGGGTGTTCTCACCGATGTGTTTTCCAAGAAGAAAGCCGCCTAGTCCAGCGCTCGCCACCACTCCCCCTGACGAACGCCTTGCCGGGCGCGTCGAAGGAAGGATGAGAAATTAAACTGAGGAAGTTCGATTATGTCAGCCAAGGAAGTCAAGTTCGGCGTAGAAGCGCGAGACCGCATGTTGCGCGGCGTCGACATTCTCGCCAACGCCGTGCAGGTCACCCTCGGTCCGAAGGGCCGCAACGTGGTGCTCGAGAAGTCGTTCGGCGCGCCCCGCATCACCAAGGACGGCGTCGCCGTCGCCAAGGAGGTGGAGCTCGAGGAGAAGTTCGAGAACATGGGCGCCCAGATGGTGCGCGAAGTCGCAGCCAAGGCGGCGGATGCTGCCGGTGACGGCACCACCACCGCGACCGTGCTTGCGGCTGCTATCGTGCGCGAAGGCGCCAAGTCGGTCGCCGCCGGCATGAACCCGATGGACCTGAAGCGCGGTATCGATCTCGCGGTCGAAGCCGTCGTTGCGGACCTCCAGAAGAACTCGAAGAAGGTCACCTCGAACGAGGAGATCGCCCAGGTCGGCACCATTTCGGCCAACGGCGATGCCGAGATCGGCAAGTTCCTCGCCGACGCCATGAAGAAGGTCGGCAACGAGGGCGTGATCACGGTCGAGGAAGCCAAGTCGCTCGAGACCGAGCTCGACGTCGTCGAGGGCATGCAGTTCGACCGCGGCTACATCTCGCCCTACTTCGTCACCAACGCCGACAAGATGCGCGTTGAGATGGACGACGCCTACATCCTCATCAACGAGAAGAAGCTCTCGTCGCTGAACGAGCTGCTGCCGCGGCTCGAGGCCGTGGTGCAGACCGGCAAGCCGCTGGTCATCGTCGCCGAAGACGTCGAAGGCGAAGCCCTCGCCACCCTCGTCGTCAACCGCCTGCGTGGCGGCCTGAAGGTCGCGGCCGTCAAGGCTCCGGGCTTCGGCGATCGCCGCAAGGCCATGCTGCAGGACATCGCGATCCTGACCGGCGGCCAGGCCATCTCGGAAGACCTCGGCATCAAGCTCGAGAACGTCACGCTGCAGATGCTCGGCC from Bradyrhizobium elkanii USDA 76 harbors:
- the groES gene encoding co-chaperone GroES; protein product: MNFRPLHDRVVVKRIDAEEKTAGGIIIPDTAKEKPSQGEVVAVGPGGRDETGKLIPIDVEVGDRVLFGKWSGTEVKVDGQELLIMKESDIMGVLTDVFSKKKAA
- a CDS encoding helix-turn-helix domain-containing protein gives rise to the protein MMSTKKKLPAHSRGSGNIFADLGLPNAEEHQLKAALVVQLKRLMAEREITQTEAAKLVEMKQPDLSKLLRGHFKLVSVEKLLRMLTAFDQDVEITVKPHRKRGEVGRITFIPA
- a CDS encoding type II toxin-antitoxin system RelE/ParE family toxin, with the protein product MEIRDNFDGDTYRTVYTTRLEGVLYVLHAFQKKSTSGIATPQRHIDLVRQRLRDAEAIHRATKGDR
- a CDS encoding DUF2130 domain-containing protein, translating into MTFKATAAGAAHEPTLRCPNCNHEIRLTESLAAPLLADTRQRFQEQLASKDAEVARKTEALQQEREKLQKDREQVEDQVASRLAAERSQLVAAEAKKAREAAAAEVQARTNEAAELRQMLDANNAKLAEAQQAQAELIRKQRALDEEKRELDLTIEKRVQAQIDPIQIKARQEADEAARLRVAEKDQTIESMTRTIEELKRKAEQGSQQSQGEVLELELEELLRGRFPTDTIEPVGKGELGADVIQQVNGSIGQPAGIILWETKRTKAWSDGWLAKLRDDQRRSGADVALIISHVLPKHIEQFDLVDGIWVAHPRCALPVAVALRQALIDVSTSRLVQQGQQTKMEQVYHYLTGTKFRQRVDAVVEKFNDMREDLDKERKFMGRQWAKRETQILAVIDSTVGMIGDLQAIAGKAMPEIPSLEVPLLENDSELERKLG
- a CDS encoding oxygenase MpaB family protein gives rise to the protein MVSESDLELALDFVRARAAGPVEGIFGPGSMTWRIDREAITFLGAGRALLLQLAHPWVAAAVAEHSRTFADPIGRFHRTFDVVFTMVFGSLDAALTAARHLHHRHTMIVGRLPEAIGPFESGSPYRANEAAALRWVHATLVDTALAVHDLILPPFTVEERERYWAESRLFGALFGLTSSDLPADWDAFAAYTAAIMQSDTLSVSTAAREVARQIFAGGRPWLRPPRWYQTLSAELLPDRLRTGFGFACDERDRKAAERAVARIRRIYPKIPTQLRYVGPYQEARARLQGTPQLGWTTRCLNRAWIGRPRLEERWNR
- a CDS encoding type IV toxin-antitoxin system AbiEi family antitoxin, which translates into the protein MLDYFHWYTYFQQMLKPYPTVKFEKEAAHRLQAVLAEVPFLSVVAVKQNVIDLDHRRELDLLVEVKSNGRPQKIVCEFKSNGQPRIVRAAIDQLRHYVKSLDKGAYGVVIAPYLSPAAQGLCREENIGFLDFEGNCRLVFGGVFIERAVPLKPATERREIKSIFAPKSAQILRLLLRDPKRAWKVAELAEQANVSLGHVSNVRHALIDREWASTDREGLSLIRPDALLDSWRAVYEKPPGQQLLFYTTSHGSALQQRLPNVLEEASRKGEAMLASFSAAQWLAPYARISTNYFYADEKGLSVLKERLDLSSPARGENVSVLQVEDEGLFRDSIEPAPYVRCTSPVQTYLDLYVAGERGREAAEHLREEKLQWQKK
- the groL gene encoding chaperonin GroEL (60 kDa chaperone family; promotes refolding of misfolded polypeptides especially under stressful conditions; forms two stacked rings of heptamers to form a barrel-shaped 14mer; ends can be capped by GroES; misfolded proteins enter the barrel where they are refolded when GroES binds) → MSAKEVKFGVEARDRMLRGVDILANAVQVTLGPKGRNVVLEKSFGAPRITKDGVAVAKEVELEEKFENMGAQMVREVAAKAADAAGDGTTTATVLAAAIVREGAKSVAAGMNPMDLKRGIDLAVEAVVADLQKNSKKVTSNEEIAQVGTISANGDAEIGKFLADAMKKVGNEGVITVEEAKSLETELDVVEGMQFDRGYISPYFVTNADKMRVEMDDAYILINEKKLSSLNELLPRLEAVVQTGKPLVIVAEDVEGEALATLVVNRLRGGLKVAAVKAPGFGDRRKAMLQDIAILTGGQAISEDLGIKLENVTLQMLGRAKKVMIDKENTTIVNGSGKKADIDARIAQIKAQIEETTSDYDREKLQERLAKLAGGVAVIRVGGATEVEVKERKDRVDDAMHATRAAVEEGILPGGGVALLRASEHLKGIRTKNDDQKTGVEIVRKALSAPARQIAINAGEDGSVIVGKILEKDQYAFGFDSQTGEYVNLVSKGIIDPTKVVRTAIQNAASVAALLITTEAMVAELPKKNAGGPAMPPGGGMGGMDF
- a CDS encoding protein kinase domain-containing protein, coding for MATGRFRTGAGLAEGLGAGLAGTSPWEKQRALGGRWNSGDTLDQGGQTQVILVEDLMGQYQGPCALKRVFNAERHERFRDKVDAIKILSHPNIVPLLDHSALDAVPGDDAQQNLVMPRAKGGKVTKAVDRYRGRLDDVLTVAIQIARGLQAAPAACIIHRDVRPENILFPGEGHAIWVADSLCAVQRTEVDATSPPRQGRPMGKRDV